A region of Dictyostelium discoideum AX4 chromosome 1 chromosome, whole genome shotgun sequence DNA encodes the following proteins:
- a CDS encoding hypothetical protein (P57772 Selenocysteine-specific elongation factor (Elongation factor sec)), whose protein sequence is MENTTATATTTTTTTTPTTTTTTSTSPNNNNNNEIPINFNIGIMGHVDSGKTSLAKALSTNLSTASLDKSPASQERGITLDLGFSSFQIKKDKLAENNNNNNDNNNNIQITLVDCPGHASLIKTIIGGSQIIDMMFLVIDIVKGIQTQTAECIVIGEITCKKGIIILNKIDQIPVESRKEKIEQVSSKLRKALEKTCFKDSLIIPFSATGGSSSGGGSNSNKIEPIGIDLLTKELLNFINIPKREAKGDLLFEFDHCFQIKGQGTILTGTVLRGSIEVNQIIQIPQLNIEKKVKSMQMFHKPIKKAIQGDRVGVCITQLDSSLLERGLVCSNNSIPLLSSALISIEKVRFYKQQVNSKQQFHITIGHSTVIGTITLFSSNIIEPFNSIKEYIYEDTLHATTINTSSNDNNTINSNNVENKESFYPVGSQFALIKFDHPILCPLNSVVIGSKLDVNLDSTGCRIAFHGNLLEGIDDTNKQSLFSKLKIYKNKSKQGQVERIHNENTIIGKNLFKKDSDISSFIGMKVLFETGEIGILDSSFGKTGKVKIQIQTGNTESIKLGTIFTLTFKRFI, encoded by the exons ATGGAAAatacaacagcaacagcaacaacaacaacaacaacaacaacaccaacaacaacaacaacaactagcACGTcgccaaataataataataacaatgaaataccaattaattttaatattggtaTAATGGGACATGTTGATAGTGGAAAAACATCATTAGCAAAAGCATTAAGTACCAACTTATCGACCGCATCACTTGATAAGAGTCCAGCAAGTCAAGAAAGAGGAATTACATTGGATTTAGGGTTTTCAtcatttcaaattaaaaaagataaattagctgaaaataataataataacaatgataataataataatattcaaataacATTAGTAGATTGTCCAGGACAtgcatcattaattaaaacaattatcgGTGGATCACAAATTATTGATATGATGTTTTTAGTTATTGATATAGTTAAGGGTATACAAACACAAACTGCAGAATGTATTGTTATTGGTGAAATCACTTGTAAAAAGggtattataattttaaataaaatcgaTCAAATTCCTGTAGAATctagaaaagaaaagattgAACAAGTATCTTCAAAATTAAGAAAAGCATTAGAAAAGACTTGTTTTAAAGATTCTTTAATTATACCATTCTCTGCAactggtggtagtagtagtggtggtggtagtaattctaataaaattgaaccaattggtattgatttattaacaaaagaattattaaattttataaatataccAAAAAGAGAAGCAAAaggtgatttattatttgaatttgatcatTGTTTTCAAATTAAAGGCCAAGGTACAATTTTAACTGGTACAGTTTTAAGAGGTAGCATTGAAGTGAATCAAATCATTCAAATACcacaattaaatattgaaaaaaaggtTAAATCAATGCAAATGTTTcataaaccaattaaaaaggCAATTCAGGGTGATCGTGTTGGTGTTTGTATAACTCAATTGGATTCATCACTCTTGGAGAGAGGTTTAGTttgttcaaataattcaattccaCTTTTATCCTCtgctttaatttcaattgaaaaagttaGATTCTATAAACAACAAGTTAATtcaaaacaacaatttcaCATAACGATTGGTCATTCAACCGTAATTGGTACAATTACTTTATTCTCTTCAAATATTATAGAAccttttaattcaattaaagaatatatTTATGAAGATACTTTACATGCTACAACTATTAATACAAGCTCAAATGAcaataatactattaatagtaataatgttgaaaataaagaatcatTTTATCCTGTTGGATCACAATTTGCacttattaaatttgatcaTCCAATATTATGTCCATTAAATAGTGTAGTGATCGGTTCAAAATTAGATGTAAATTTGGATAGTACCGGTTGCAGAATAGCTTTTCATGGTAATCTTTTAGAAGGTATAGATGATACCAATAAACAAAGTTTATtctcaaaattaaaaatatataaaaacaaatcaaagcAAGGTCAAGTTGAAAGG aTTCATAATGAAAATACGATAATaggtaaaaatttatttaaaaaagattcagATATAAGTAGTTTTATTGGAATGaaagttttatttgaaactgGTGAAATTGGTATCTTAGATTCATCATTTGGTAAAACTGGAAAGGTAAAGATACAAATTCAAACTGGTAACACAGAGTCAATTAAATTAGGTACAATATTCACTTTAAcctttaaaagatttat ttaa